The following coding sequences are from one Nicotiana tabacum cultivar K326 chromosome 1, ASM71507v2, whole genome shotgun sequence window:
- the LOC107817978 gene encoding uncharacterized protein LOC107817978, translated as MAIEDDQVNGSIVPTRTATATTSENGNFLTESDKYTLWSRAMRIILLGKSKLGFVDGRFSKSTFEPELHDLWEKVNAILVSWIMNVVRPGLLSSVLYASSAHKVWEDLKERFDKVNGSRILYLHREVHTLTQGVMTVTDYFSKLRELWDEFDALTPCPGCPCPESKMYAQYFEYQRLLQFLTGLNESYSQSRSQIMMMSHLPSINRAYSMLVDQESQRNLVNMPQVAQVSEALENLAMYSNKGTNNTGSYKEKRNQVQCEYCHYKGVQEEWCQ; from the exons ATGGCGATTGAAGATGATCAAGTGAATGGTTCTATTGTTCCTACTCGTACTGCCACAGCTACGACTTCAGAAAATGGCAATTTT CTTACTGAATCTGATAAGTACACCTTGTGGAGTCGCGCAATGAGAATTATCTTGTTAGGTAAAAGCAAGTTAGGATTTGTTGATGGTAGGTTTTCTAAGTCTACGTTTGAACCTGAACTTCATGATCTGTGGGAGAAAGTGAATGCTATTCTTGTGTCATGGATAATGAATGTTGTACGGCCGGGTTTGTTGAGCAGTGTCTTATATGCATCTAGTGCTCATAAAGTTTGGGAAGATTTAAAGGAAAGATTTGATAAAGTTAATGGCTCCAGAATTTTGTACCTACACAGAGAAGTTCACACCTTAACTCAAGGAGTTATGACTGTGACTGATTACTTTTCAAAACTAAGAGAACTTTGGGATGAATTTGATGCTCTTACGCCATGTCCAGGATGTCCTTGTCCTGAGTCAAAGATGTATGCTCAATATTTTGAGTATCAAAGACTACTTCAGTTCCTTACTGGACTAAATGAGTCCTACTCTCAGTCAAGGAGCCAGATTATGATGATGTCTCATCTACCTAGTATAAACAGAGCATACTCTATGCTGGTTGATCAGGAAAGTCAGAGAAATCTTGTTAATATGCCACAAGTAGCTCAAGTTTCTGAGGCCTTGGAGAATTTAGCTATGTATAGTAACAAAGGCACAAATAATACTGGAAGCTACAAAGAAAAGAGGAATCAAGTTCAATGTGAATATTGTCATTATAAGGGAGTCCAAGAAGAATGGTGCCAATAG